TGTGTGGGGGGTGGTGTgttgtatatatgtatgtatatatataaatataaaaagctATCACAAATCTCTCGAAATCGACCCATCCTAGGATCCGTGGGCGCGCGTcatttgtgtttcgtttccgGTATTGTTTGTAAACGGGAGAAAAGGGAAGGCCGAtgcaaaaccgaaccgaaataCTTTTGTCGGAAACCTTTTTCTCGCGAGACATTCCTCCGTGTACTAATAGCAGCACCAACCAACACGCTGCTCGTCACCGTGCGCTATATGGTCCCGGCTCCAGGAAGGTGTCTCCAGTCTACCCATACCGTCACTTAATATACTGTCATTTTCCACCGGAATGCCCATCTGTACGACACCATTTACGCCTGGGGATAATTAtaagaagaaacacaaaattaaaacaaacgtaTCAAACGTATTAATGTGACCCGTGCGACTTACGCGTCGAATAGCCGGACAGCACGAGGGAATCGTTCGATTCGTATCGCTTGAGAGATGAGCATACGTCTTTGCCGGAGAGTTTAATTAATCCTACCGCTATCGATATGAACACTTGCTCGATACCCTGGTCAAAAAAGGGTAAAGAAAAACGCGACGCGATTAAGATCAAGACGTACTTAGTACTTCCTTAGCATCATCTACCTGATCGTGTAAGGCGGATGTTTCGAAATAGTTGCCTCCGATCGAGTTCGCGTACAGCATCGCTTCTTCCCGGGAGACGGCACGTTTCGCTTCCAGGTCGAGCTTGTTGCCTACGAGCGACAGTACCATCGGTTCCTGCACATTGCGCTGCAGCTCCTGTACCCAGCCTTTGATTTCGTTGAAGGAATTGTACTGCGTCAGATCGAACACCAGCAGGGCGGCATTTGCATTGCGATAGTACAGCGGTGCCATGGCTTTAAAACGTTCCTGTCCCGCTGTATCCCAAACCTGTTTCGATGAAGATAAGCAAGCATTAGAGTGAAGAAGTCAATCggttaaaattattgataTCGTTTGTGTTGCCTTACCTGCATCTTTACTTTGTTGTCTTCCAAATTAACCTTGCAGGTAAAAAATGATGCCCCGATCGTGGGCGATACTTCCTTCGTGTACACGTTCGAGACATATCGCACAACCAGGCTCGTTTTGCCAACACCTgcaatattgaaaagaaaagggaTATTAATAAACGTTTAGTTTTTAACATTagattcctattttttttgcattacaaaacacacatgcacaacACATGGCACAGTATGCACATTCAAGCATCTCGTTTCCCTCCCTGCTTCTCCACCGTTATTTTCGTTACACCGCAGAATGCAATCTTTACCGGTTCCCGGTGCCCGGTTTGATAAGGTTGATAAGGCGGATGGTACATTATTTGTCTTCCAATAGAGCATCCAGCTTTATGATCGTGTTAAGATTAGATTTTCGGTTCCATGATGGTGAACGTGCATAACCAGAAAGGATGGACCTTTATGAGCGGGCGAACCTCATGGCTCATTTTGTGAGATGATTATCATGCCGTAATAATAATTACCATGTTGTGAAAGTGTTAATTCccttcaattaaaaaaaaaagctcaaataCACTAACCTCAACAGCATTAAGATAAGGAATCAAATTACTACTAAAAGGGAAGAATTCCCTAAGGAAGCACAAGCAGGGGGAATGGATAGCCGATATCCGATACCGgaccaaagaagaagaagaagaagaagaaacaaaatcaagcgaaaaatgttttgcagcGAAAACGGCATACACGGAACAGCCGGCCTGCAGCACATCCAGCACTTTCTGCACTGATAAGCACGGTCACGGCTATAGGTTCGGCCGTTTGATGAATAACAAAAATCCGAAACCTAATCCCATGCTGAACGAAATTATTTTGCAGCACCACAGATACAGGTGCAGTTGAAAAAAGGTGTCTTATGGAGCGGCGAATGGTGGAGAActggtggagaaaaaaaaaacagacacggTGTGGGAGTCTGGGAAgggaaaatcaaaagaaagaGCAAGGGAGCGTGTTGCTAACGATACGGAACATTGCGGCAAGGAAAATGCTAATTCTTATTCGATGGCTAGTagcttatctttttttcttcttcttggtgtGGCTTTAGAAGAAGGCGTAGCACCCTTTTTGGAATTCCCTCTTCAGGAAAGCGAAAGTTTGGTACAATTGAAATTGATGATTCTCGTCTGTCGTCTCGAAATGCGACTTTTTGCGTGGATTCCGtagtttcaacaaaaaaaaacccacagccaactagtgttgggtaaatCTGATtcaaattcatgaatctgaatgaatctttgaactgaatgaatgattctgaatctgaatgtcaaagattcatgaattttcgaagattcatgaatcttcgaagattcatgaatcctcaacgattcatgaatcctcaaagattcatgaatcctcaaagattcatgaatcctcaaaaattcatgaatcctcaaagattcatgaatcctcaaagattcatgaatcctcaaagattcatgaatcctcaaagattcatgaatcctcgaagattcatgagTCTTCGACGAtttatgaatcctcaaagattcatgattttGCGTATTCTTTACGCATCTTGACTTCAATTGTAACCATTTTGTGAATGAAAGtcggtttgcattttttatgattatttttcccAGGTTGTTAGCAGGTGGGAAAGTTTAGAGCAAATTATTTAATGCGGTAGTGTAGCTGCGCCTTGCTGCGCcttggggcggcccgatggtgtatgtgataaacggcgccggtacACACTGCAtgactgggtatcaaatcccatccggaccgtctccccgtagactgactatcctgctacgtggtaaaataagtcttgatacggccaggccgttctaaccgaacaagaagaagaagaagtcaaTATGCGCAAAGAATACGCAAAATCGTGAATCTTTAAGGATTCATAAATCATCGAGGACCCATGGACCttcaaggattcatgaatcttcggagattcatgaatctttgaggattcatgaatctttgaggattcacgaatctttgaggattcatgaatctttgaggattcatgaatcttcgaagattcatgaatcttcgaagattcatgaatctgttgggagtcgactcatgaattgaatgattcttcactgaagattcatatgaatgactctatTCAGAAGATTCATTAAGCGCAACACTACAGCCAACCGTTAGCTTTGGGCGATCGTCAAATGAAAGCTTCA
The DNA window shown above is from Anopheles funestus chromosome 3RL, idAnoFuneDA-416_04, whole genome shotgun sequence and carries:
- the LOC125769078 gene encoding uncharacterized protein LOC125769078 isoform X1, whose product is MSERCRQLASSKRPAANVTPYAKDRTNGGCIRRKRLKNAPCKSKWGVGKTSLVVRYVSNVYTKEVSPTIGASFFTCKVNLEDNKVKMQVWDTAGQERFKAMAPLYYRNANAALLVFDLTQYNSFNEIKGWVQELQRNVQEPMVLSLVGNKLDLEAKRAVSREEAMLYANSIGGNYFETSALHDQGIEQVFISIAVGLIKLSGKDVCSSLKRYESNDSLVLSGYSTRVNGVVQMGIPVENDSILSDGMGRLETPSWSRDHIAHGDEQRVGWCCY
- the LOC125769078 gene encoding ras-related protein RabJ isoform X2 — encoded protein: MKGIEAKIVVLGSQGVGKTSLVVRYVSNVYTKEVSPTIGASFFTCKVNLEDNKVKMQVWDTAGQERFKAMAPLYYRNANAALLVFDLTQYNSFNEIKGWVQELQRNVQEPMVLSLVGNKLDLEAKRAVSREEAMLYANSIGGNYFETSALHDQGIEQVFISIAVGLIKLSGKDVCSSLKRYESNDSLVLSGYSTRVNGVVQMGIPVENDSILSDGMGRLETPSWSRDHIAHGDEQRVGWCCY
- the LOC125769078 gene encoding ras-related protein RabJ isoform X3, translating into MCCACVGKTSLVVRYVSNVYTKEVSPTIGASFFTCKVNLEDNKVKMQVWDTAGQERFKAMAPLYYRNANAALLVFDLTQYNSFNEIKGWVQELQRNVQEPMVLSLVGNKLDLEAKRAVSREEAMLYANSIGGNYFETSALHDQGIEQVFISIAVGLIKLSGKDVCSSLKRYESNDSLVLSGYSTRVNGVVQMGIPVENDSILSDGMGRLETPSWSRDHIAHGDEQRVGWCCY